Proteins co-encoded in one Candidatus Brocadia sp. genomic window:
- the bioF gene encoding 8-amino-7-oxononanoate synthase yields MEIEFILDELNTLKDRTLLREYKTIESPQNPYIQINGKSYLSFCSNNYLGLANHPKIKQAAIAAIHQYGWGTGASRLVSGTMTLHQELEAKIAEFKGAEAALLFPTGYMANLGALCALVSKGDIVLGDKLNHASIIDGCRLSGAEFRIYPHKDVSQLESLLQRSSGYRRKLVVTDSVFSMDGDTAPLTEIAGIAKKYNAIIMVDDAHATGVFGKQGKGMIEHYGLEGKIDIIMGSFSKAIGSIGGFIAGSKDLIDFLKNKARPFIYTTALPPAVCAASLAGLTLIQEDASLMDKLWKNINYLKSQLSKFINTIAVESPIVPLVIGSAEDAINVSMKLYENGILIPAIRPPTVPQGTSRLRISLMATHTEDDIDKLISTLKPQIAQKIK; encoded by the coding sequence ATGGAGATAGAATTTATTTTAGACGAATTAAATACGTTGAAAGATCGCACGTTGTTGCGTGAGTACAAAACCATTGAAAGCCCACAAAATCCCTATATTCAAATAAACGGCAAATCGTATCTGTCGTTCTGTTCAAATAATTACCTCGGACTTGCCAACCACCCAAAGATAAAACAAGCCGCCATTGCGGCCATTCATCAATACGGATGGGGTACAGGCGCATCGCGATTGGTCTCCGGGACTATGACCCTTCACCAAGAACTCGAAGCAAAAATTGCAGAGTTTAAAGGGGCAGAGGCGGCACTTCTGTTTCCGACTGGATATATGGCCAATTTGGGTGCTCTCTGTGCTCTTGTCTCAAAAGGGGATATTGTTCTTGGCGACAAATTAAACCATGCGAGTATTATTGATGGTTGTCGTCTCTCTGGCGCAGAGTTTCGTATTTATCCTCACAAGGATGTAAGCCAATTGGAATCCTTATTACAGAGGTCTTCAGGGTATCGTAGAAAGTTGGTGGTTACCGACAGCGTGTTTAGTATGGATGGCGATACAGCCCCGCTTACAGAGATTGCAGGTATTGCCAAAAAATATAATGCCATCATTATGGTGGACGATGCCCATGCTACAGGTGTGTTTGGTAAACAGGGGAAAGGCATGATCGAACATTATGGTCTCGAAGGAAAAATCGATATTATTATGGGGTCTTTCAGCAAGGCGATTGGCAGTATCGGTGGATTTATTGCAGGAAGCAAGGACCTCATCGATTTTTTAAAAAATAAGGCCAGACCTTTTATCTATACAACGGCGCTGCCACCGGCAGTATGTGCTGCCTCCCTGGCGGGACTGACACTCATCCAGGAAGATGCATCCCTTATGGATAAATTATGGAAAAATATTAACTATTTAAAGTCTCAACTATCGAAATTTATAAACACTATTGCAGTGGAAAGTCCTATTGTTCCTCTTGTTATAGGATCTGCAGAAGATGCGATCAATGTATCCATGAAACTCTATGAAAACGGTATTTTAATCCCTGCAATCCGGCCACCTACGGTACCTCAAGGCACAAGCCGATTACGTATTTCCTTAATGGCTACTCATACTGAAGACGATATAGACAAATTGATAAGCACTTTGAAACCACAGATTGCACAGAAAATAAAATAA